One window from the genome of Bacteroidales bacterium encodes:
- a CDS encoding hydroxymyristoyl-ACP dehydratase, with protein sequence MSEYLIEGKNILELIPQRLPIVMIDKLISCDKETTVSGLLIKENNLFSQSGYLQESGMIENIAQTAAVRVGYICKQTNQEVPVGFIGAVKGLKIYKLPKVGTNLLTSIKIENEIFDVTIISGKVNDIAGEIYAECEMKIFLQKES encoded by the coding sequence ATGTCAGAATATCTAATTGAAGGGAAAAATATATTAGAACTAATACCACAACGGCTGCCAATTGTTATGATTGACAAATTAATATCATGTGATAAAGAAACTACGGTATCCGGTCTTTTGATTAAAGAAAATAACCTTTTTAGTCAATCGGGCTATTTGCAAGAATCAGGAATGATTGAGAATATTGCACAAACTGCGGCTGTGAGAGTTGGTTATATTTGCAAACAAACAAATCAGGAAGTGCCTGTTGGATTTATTGGTGCAGTAAAAGGATTGAAAATTTATAAACTACCAAAAGTCGGTACAAATCTTTTAACTTCAATTAAAATCGAAAATGAAATATTTGACGTTACTATTATTTCAGGGAAAGTTAATGATATAGCCGGTGAAATTTATGCAGAGTGTGAAATGAAAATATTCCTGCAAAAGGAATCATAA
- a CDS encoding acyl-CoA thioesterase, with translation MGIVWHGNYIKYFEDGRESWGQKYGLHYLEVYKNGITTPIVHTSIDHKLSLYYGEKAIIRTEYIDSMAAKLIYKYTILRESDKKIVATGKTIQVFMNMENELLLNFPQFVIDWKKKQGLL, from the coding sequence ATGGGAATTGTATGGCATGGAAATTATATCAAATATTTTGAAGATGGAAGAGAATCATGGGGACAAAAATACGGACTACATTATCTTGAAGTTTATAAAAATGGTATTACAACTCCAATAGTACATACATCAATAGACCATAAACTATCACTTTATTATGGAGAAAAAGCTATTATCAGAACAGAATATATTGATTCAATGGCTGCAAAACTTATTTATAAATATACGATTTTAAGGGAATCTGATAAGAAAATAGTTGCAACGGGAAAAACAATTCAAGTATTTATGAACATGGAAAATGAATTATTACTTAATTTCCCTCAGTTTGTAATTGATTGGAAAAAGAAGCAAGGATTATTGTAA
- a CDS encoding acyl carrier protein — protein MNELIEKLKGEIIEQLNLEEVEPDDIDASDPLFGEGLGLDSIDALELIVLLEKEYGLKIDDPKQGKEIFYSVKTLAEYIQKNKK, from the coding sequence ATGAATGAACTAATTGAAAAACTTAAAGGAGAAATTATTGAACAACTTAATTTAGAAGAAGTTGAACCAGATGATATTGATGCGTCAGACCCATTATTTGGCGAAGGTCTTGGACTTGATTCAATTGATGCCCTTGAATTAATTGTATTATTAGAAAAGGAATACGGATTAAAAATTGATGACCCAAAACAAGGAAAAGAAATTTTCTATTCTGTTAAAACTTTAGCTGAATATATTCAAAAAAATAAAAAATAA